From the genome of Flavobacterium ovatum, one region includes:
- a CDS encoding right-handed parallel beta-helix repeat-containing protein: protein MKKIVLKVMFCLCAIWSTNAQVINVSDYGIKPGKDVSLEVNQLIKSLEGKKNVTLFFPKGQYEFYPENAVAQYRAVANHDNSLKTMAFPLFNVENFTLDGNGSTFMFHGKICPIIVDGAKNTTLKNFTIDWETPFIHELKVTESDPKTNTFTAQITPEKYGFEVKNNQIFFNHYDWEDVVGQNIAFDPKTKAPIWDTRNYALKNSGAGVKISKMDKTTAKFTNCTKVTPPVGTVIAVYGSSPGGNRFAQAIHMANSKDSFIENVTIYAAGGMALIAERCENISLDKLVVTSRKDRVAATRADATHFLGCKGLIKMENCLLEHMLDDGINVHGAYVNVNEYRGANTFLCEISHVQQWGLTFAEAGDKVMITSRETVLPLYETTVKEVKILNDRRFLITLEKVPNVMPSGPLSLENITWNPDVIMRNNTVRENRARAALITTKGKVLIENNYFSSQMHGILIEGDNKSWYESGGVRDITINNNVFENIGYGDGEGYPLFAAPMLTEDQHLGDEKYHQNIRFTNNTIKSYNGLLVSATSVKGLVIEGNTVELSKSYPVGSKLPAIALDYCEDVTIGKNTFKGFNWPMTIKKSSNSTNVKVSSNKGIKD from the coding sequence ATGAAGAAGATAGTATTGAAAGTGATGTTTTGTTTATGTGCCATTTGGAGTACAAATGCTCAAGTTATTAATGTTTCTGATTATGGAATTAAACCAGGCAAAGACGTTAGTTTAGAAGTAAATCAATTAATAAAATCGTTAGAAGGAAAGAAAAATGTAACCTTGTTTTTCCCAAAAGGTCAATATGAATTTTATCCTGAGAATGCCGTTGCGCAATATCGTGCTGTGGCTAATCATGATAATAGCTTGAAAACCATGGCTTTTCCGTTATTTAATGTCGAAAATTTCACTTTAGATGGTAATGGATCTACGTTTATGTTTCATGGGAAAATTTGTCCTATTATTGTTGATGGAGCAAAAAACACCACTTTAAAAAACTTTACTATTGATTGGGAAACTCCTTTCATTCATGAATTAAAAGTAACAGAAAGTGATCCTAAAACTAATACGTTTACTGCTCAAATAACTCCTGAAAAATATGGATTTGAAGTAAAAAATAACCAAATATTTTTCAATCATTATGATTGGGAAGATGTGGTAGGTCAGAATATTGCTTTCGACCCAAAAACCAAAGCACCTATTTGGGATACTCGAAATTATGCTCTGAAAAATAGCGGGGCTGGTGTCAAAATTTCCAAGATGGACAAAACTACTGCTAAGTTTACCAACTGTACAAAAGTGACGCCTCCAGTAGGAACCGTTATTGCGGTTTATGGTAGCAGTCCTGGAGGAAATCGTTTTGCTCAGGCGATTCATATGGCCAATTCTAAAGATAGTTTTATTGAAAATGTGACGATTTATGCGGCAGGTGGAATGGCATTAATCGCTGAAAGATGCGAAAATATAAGTTTAGATAAATTGGTGGTAACTTCAAGAAAAGACAGAGTTGCGGCAACAAGAGCCGATGCAACGCATTTCTTAGGTTGCAAAGGATTGATAAAAATGGAAAACTGTTTGCTAGAACACATGCTGGATGATGGTATAAATGTGCATGGCGCCTACGTTAATGTGAACGAATACCGTGGAGCAAATACTTTTTTATGTGAAATTAGTCATGTGCAACAATGGGGATTAACGTTTGCAGAAGCGGGCGATAAGGTCATGATTACCTCTAGAGAAACCGTATTGCCACTTTACGAAACGACAGTAAAAGAAGTGAAAATTTTAAACGACAGACGCTTTTTGATCACGCTAGAAAAAGTTCCTAATGTAATGCCTTCTGGGCCTCTTTCGTTAGAAAATATTACTTGGAATCCTGATGTAATTATGAGAAACAATACTGTAAGAGAGAATCGTGCTCGCGCAGCATTGATTACCACCAAAGGGAAGGTGTTGATAGAAAATAATTATTTTTCATCTCAAATGCACGGAATATTAATCGAAGGAGATAATAAATCTTGGTATGAGTCGGGTGGTGTACGAGATATTACTATTAACAACAATGTATTTGAAAACATTGGCTATGGCGATGGTGAAGGGTATCCGTTGTTTGCTGCTCCTATGTTGACCGAAGACCAACATTTGGGTGATGAGAAATACCACCAGAATATTCGTTTTACCAATAATACTATCAAAAGTTATAATGGTTTGTTGGTTTCTGCAACCTCTGTAAAAGGCTTGGTAATCGAAGGAAATACAGTTGAATTGAGTAAAAGCTATCCCGTAGGTTCTAAACTACCTGCAATAGCATTGGATTACTGTGAAGATGTTACTATTGGTAAAAACACTTTTAAAGGTTTTAATTGGCCAATGACCATCAAAAAATCTAGTAATTCTACGAATGTAAAAGTCAGTTCTAATAAAGGAATAAAGGATTAA
- a CDS encoding BamA/TamA family outer membrane protein, translating to MRNISNNGLLVFLARSFLLLFCQLSFAQIENDIANSCPIKSFPELFKKKDSLAVAKPLKNSFLLVLPVLFVQPANGLIYGAITQYTFKGKRPTDKYSSAFLMATYTTKKQILIDAKSNLLLNHNKLYLWGDWRYYKFSQDNYGLGSDIIPSGETNFSIESIAQPMKYDYVKFYQTASVLVTDNLFLGGGIHLDGYMNIKDQPLEIDNNKLTYHQEYNIAHRFNTNKYFIKGISANLIYDSRDNLVNPNHGLFANVNYRTNSGVGKNGSLSAVLFTELKYYIPLSKTNKQHVLAFWSYGQFLTKGNLPYLNLPAIGGDQDSRSGRGYTQGLFRGQNLCYFETEYRFPISCNQLLSGTVFTNFTSTSNRDRNIHVLEYIQPAIGVGLRLLIDKVTKTNVVASYGVGRHSKSFYVNTGETF from the coding sequence ATGAGGAATATCAGTAACAATGGATTGTTAGTGTTTTTAGCAAGGTCTTTCCTGTTGTTGTTTTGTCAATTATCTTTTGCACAAATTGAAAATGACATTGCCAATTCTTGTCCTATAAAATCTTTTCCTGAACTTTTTAAAAAGAAAGACTCCTTAGCTGTTGCAAAGCCGTTAAAGAATAGTTTTTTATTGGTTTTACCCGTGCTCTTTGTACAACCTGCCAATGGATTGATCTATGGTGCAATAACGCAATACACCTTCAAAGGCAAACGGCCAACGGATAAATATTCCTCGGCTTTTTTAATGGCAACTTACACCACTAAAAAACAGATATTGATAGATGCAAAAAGCAACTTATTACTGAATCATAACAAACTTTATTTGTGGGGTGATTGGCGTTATTATAAATTCTCACAAGATAATTATGGTTTAGGATCCGATATTATTCCATCAGGGGAAACTAATTTTTCGATTGAATCAATTGCACAACCAATGAAATATGACTACGTCAAATTTTATCAAACCGCATCGGTTTTAGTTACCGATAATTTATTTCTAGGAGGTGGAATTCATCTTGATGGATACATGAACATTAAGGATCAACCTCTAGAAATTGACAATAATAAACTCACCTATCACCAAGAGTATAATATTGCACATCGTTTTAACACTAACAAATATTTTATAAAAGGGATAAGTGCGAATTTGATATACGATTCACGAGATAACTTAGTCAATCCTAATCATGGCTTGTTTGCAAATGTCAATTACAGAACTAATTCGGGAGTTGGAAAAAATGGATCTCTAAGTGCAGTCTTATTTACAGAACTTAAATATTATATTCCATTAAGTAAAACAAACAAGCAACATGTTTTAGCATTTTGGAGTTATGGTCAGTTTTTGACTAAAGGAAATTTGCCTTATTTAAATTTACCCGCAATTGGTGGGGATCAGGATAGTAGATCAGGAAGAGGATACACACAAGGATTATTTCGAGGACAAAATTTATGTTATTTTGAAACAGAATATCGTTTTCCTATTAGCTGCAATCAATTGTTGAGCGGAACGGTTTTTACCAATTTCACATCCACTAGCAACAGGGATAGAAATATTCATGTTTTAGAATATATTCAACCTGCCATTGGTGTTGGTTTACGTCTTTTGATTGATAAGGTCACTAAAACTAATGTCGTAGCTTCGTATGGAGTGGGACGTCATTCAAAAAGTTTTTATGTCAATACTGGGGAAACTTTTTAG
- a CDS encoding M1 family metallopeptidase: protein MTKKIYLFFSLLSLSSILGQNNSYWQQHVDYKMDVFMDVEKFQYKGNQQLIYTNNSADTLKKVYYHLYNNAFQPGSEMDARLHNIKDPDARMTGKAKNGKENLIKNLKPDEIGYLNITNFKQDGSVAKTKTTGTILEVILAKPILPNSNTTLTLDFEGQVPVQIRRSGRNNSEGVALSMSQWYPKLAEFDFEGWHADPYIAREFHGVWGNFDVKITIDKNYTIGGTGYLQNPNEIGHGYQDKGIEVSYPKKTKNLTWHFIAPMVHDFTWAADPNYAHDVIKGPNDVDLHFVYKNEPSTVEKWKQLQPLMVKVMEMYNAKIGNYPYKQYSFIQGGDGGMEYAMCTLILGNGTAEGIFGTATHELGHAWFQHVLASNESKHPWMDEGFTTYVEDWALNELAVKKVINPFEANYKAYYYLVNSGKEQPQTTHGDRYDENRSYGISSYVKGSLFLSQLSYLIGEKNLDKTLKKYYQDFKFKHPTPNDIKRTAERVSGAELDWYLTDWTQTVNTIDYGITAVSEQDNATVVQLQRIGRMPMPIDLLVEYLDGTKESFYIPLRMMYFEKENPTPEIKRTVLNDWAWAESNYQFTIPINKNSIKKINLDPSGLMADVKANNNVYEIIIPN from the coding sequence ATGACTAAAAAAATTTATTTGTTTTTTTCGCTACTGAGCTTGAGTTCTATTTTAGGTCAAAACAATTCCTATTGGCAACAACATGTTGATTATAAGATGGACGTCTTTATGGATGTTGAAAAATTTCAATACAAAGGAAATCAACAATTAATTTATACTAACAATTCAGCTGACACCCTTAAAAAAGTCTATTACCATTTGTACAATAATGCTTTTCAACCGGGAAGCGAAATGGACGCTCGACTACACAACATCAAAGATCCAGATGCTCGCATGACAGGCAAGGCAAAAAACGGTAAAGAAAACCTAATCAAAAATTTAAAACCCGATGAAATAGGCTACCTCAACATCACCAATTTTAAACAAGATGGAAGTGTAGCCAAAACTAAAACGACAGGAACTATTTTGGAAGTAATTTTGGCAAAGCCAATACTTCCTAACTCAAATACTACACTTACCTTAGATTTTGAAGGTCAGGTCCCTGTTCAAATTCGTCGTTCTGGCCGCAATAATTCCGAAGGTGTAGCACTTTCTATGTCACAATGGTACCCAAAACTAGCCGAATTTGATTTTGAAGGCTGGCATGCTGATCCTTATATCGCCAGAGAATTTCATGGCGTTTGGGGGAATTTTGATGTAAAAATCACCATTGATAAAAACTATACCATTGGAGGTACTGGTTATTTGCAAAATCCAAACGAAATTGGTCATGGCTACCAAGATAAAGGCATTGAAGTTTCTTATCCTAAGAAAACCAAAAATCTAACTTGGCATTTTATCGCACCTATGGTACATGATTTTACATGGGCTGCCGATCCCAATTATGCTCATGATGTCATTAAAGGTCCAAACGATGTGGATTTACATTTTGTATATAAGAACGAACCCAGTACTGTTGAAAAATGGAAACAATTACAACCTCTGATGGTTAAAGTAATGGAAATGTACAATGCTAAAATTGGAAATTACCCCTATAAACAATACTCCTTTATACAAGGTGGCGACGGCGGAATGGAATATGCCATGTGTACTTTAATTTTGGGCAACGGAACAGCAGAAGGGATTTTTGGAACAGCCACACACGAATTAGGTCATGCTTGGTTTCAACATGTTTTGGCTTCTAATGAGTCTAAACATCCTTGGATGGATGAAGGTTTCACTACTTATGTCGAAGATTGGGCCCTTAATGAATTAGCTGTTAAAAAAGTGATCAATCCCTTTGAAGCAAATTACAAAGCCTATTACTACTTAGTAAATTCAGGCAAAGAACAACCACAAACTACTCATGGTGACCGTTATGATGAAAATCGTTCGTACGGAATCTCTTCTTACGTCAAAGGAAGCCTCTTTTTATCACAACTTAGTTATTTAATTGGCGAAAAAAACTTGGATAAAACCCTTAAAAAATATTACCAAGATTTCAAATTCAAACACCCAACACCAAACGACATCAAGAGAACTGCTGAACGTGTTTCTGGAGCGGAATTAGACTGGTACTTGACCGATTGGACCCAAACTGTAAACACGATCGATTACGGAATTACTGCTGTTTCAGAACAAGACAATGCAACAGTTGTTCAACTACAAAGAATCGGTAGAATGCCAATGCCGATTGATCTTTTGGTTGAATATTTAGATGGTACTAAAGAAAGTTTTTATATTCCGTTGCGAATGATGTATTTTGAAAAAGAAAATCCTACTCCTGAAATTAAAAGAACCGTATTGAATGATTGGGCGTGGGCAGAATCAAACTACCAGTTTACAATTCCAATAAACAAAAACAGCATCAAAAAAATAAATCTTGACCCAAGTGGTTTAATGGCTGATGTAAAAGCGAATAACAATGTCTATGAAATAATTATTCCTAATTAA
- a CDS encoding geranylgeranyl reductase family protein — translation MKSFDVAIIGSGPAGASAAFELSKSGISTVIIEKETLPRYKTCGGGFVFRGRKNMPFDISSVVEKEFHSIDTYFSKKHPHLTTTRDQPIITMVMRDAFDNLIVEKAKENGVTLLQNHKVLDITFGENQILHTSEGDIQAKFIIAADGALSPIAKIAGWKETRTIIPALEYEVEVPAADFERLSQNVRFDIDAIPYGYGWCFPKKNHLSIGVGIFTKTTKKINLKEHYATYLKTLGITEILSEAAHGFVIPVTPRTDVFVQKNVFLTGDAAGLADPLVAEGISNAILSGIHAAEAIVEAKLDPEKAAALYTAKLEAVILPEIRTGAKLSYHFYHQKTFRDIVLKKYGQKVAEAMTDLFMGERTYPTDYKATISRKIKEAIF, via the coding sequence ATGAAATCATTTGATGTAGCCATTATTGGCAGTGGTCCTGCAGGCGCTTCGGCTGCATTTGAATTGTCAAAATCTGGAATTTCGACTGTTATTATTGAAAAAGAAACTTTACCAAGGTATAAAACCTGTGGAGGAGGCTTTGTCTTTCGTGGTCGAAAAAACATGCCTTTTGATATTTCGTCTGTTGTAGAGAAAGAATTTCATTCGATCGATACTTATTTTTCTAAAAAACACCCACATCTTACTACCACCAGAGACCAACCTATTATTACAATGGTCATGCGTGATGCTTTTGATAATTTAATTGTCGAAAAAGCAAAAGAAAACGGAGTTACCTTACTACAAAATCATAAAGTTCTGGACATCACTTTTGGTGAAAATCAAATATTACATACCTCAGAAGGAGATATTCAAGCCAAATTTATAATTGCAGCAGACGGCGCCTTGAGTCCGATTGCAAAAATAGCTGGTTGGAAAGAAACTAGAACTATTATTCCTGCATTAGAATATGAAGTTGAAGTTCCCGCTGCCGATTTTGAACGTTTGTCACAAAATGTACGTTTTGATATTGATGCTATTCCGTACGGTTATGGCTGGTGTTTTCCTAAAAAAAATCACCTTTCTATAGGTGTTGGGATTTTTACCAAAACGACAAAAAAAATCAACCTTAAGGAACATTATGCTACTTATTTAAAAACCTTAGGAATCACTGAAATCCTTAGTGAAGCAGCACATGGTTTTGTCATTCCAGTAACTCCAAGGACGGATGTTTTTGTACAAAAAAATGTCTTTTTAACCGGTGATGCTGCAGGTTTAGCTGACCCATTAGTTGCTGAAGGAATATCGAATGCTATTTTGAGTGGTATTCATGCTGCCGAAGCAATCGTGGAAGCAAAATTAGATCCTGAAAAAGCGGCAGCCTTATATACTGCAAAATTAGAAGCTGTCATTTTACCCGAAATTAGAACTGGGGCTAAGTTATCTTACCATTTTTACCATCAAAAAACATTTAGAGATATTGTTCTGAAAAAATATGGTCAAAAAGTAGCCGAAGCCATGACTGATCTTTTTATGGGCGAAAGAACCTATCCAACTGACTATAAAGCAACCATAAGTCGTAAAATTAAAGAGGCAATCTTTTAA
- the mfd gene encoding transcription-repair coupling factor produces MSKSALYKSYDNLPKTVQIAKLLQEKKELKMHLKGLLGSSISFTIQSLFKKTELPFLLILDNKEEAAYYLNDLEQMVSEPDVLFYPASYRRPYQVDETDNANVLLRAEVLNRINSRKKPAIIVSYPEALFEKVVTRQDLDKNTLKVNVGDKISIDFINEVLFEYEFKRVDFITEPGEFSVRGGIVDVFSFSNDNPYRIEFFGNEVDSMRTFDVATQLSIEKKNKITIIPNVENKVFQENRESFLDYISERTVLILQNTDGFLSQLDKQFAKAEEAFEKLNKEIKRSTPEQLFLNQKEFIKRALDFSIVELAAKPIFKATEKFEFHIQPQPSFNKQFDLLLNNLSENHFNGLTNYLFCSNDNQAKRFHDIFETLDETNSENIRKQYNTIVLPLYQGFIDTENQIACYTDHQIFERYHKFNLKSGYSKKQNITLKELTALSVGDYVTHIDHGIGKFGGLQKIQVEGKTQEAIKLVYADNDIVYVSIHSLHKISKYAGKDGTPPKIYKLGSNAWKVLKQKTKARVKHVAFNLIQLYAKRRLDKGFAFAPDSYLQNELESSFIYEDTPDQYKSTQEVKADMESDRPMDRLVCGDVGFGKTEVAIRAAFKAVDNSKQVAILVPTTILAYQHYRTFTERLKDMPVSVGYLNRFRTAKQKAETLKQLAEGKLDIVIGTHQLVNKNVVFKDLGLLIVDEEQKFGVNVKDKLKTIAANIDTLTLTATPIPRTLQFSLMAARDLSVITTPPPNRYPIETNVVGFSEEIIRDAISYEIQRNGQVFFINNRIENIKEIAGMIQRLVPNAKVGIGHGQLDGKKLEELMLAFMNGEFDVLVATTIIESGLDVPNANTIFINNANNFGLSDLHQMRGRVGRSNKKAFCYFICPPYSAMTDDARKRIQALEQFNELGSGFNIAMKDLEIRGAGDLLGGEQSGFINEIGFDTYQKILNEAIDELKENEFKDLYPEENDIETKEYVKDIQIDTDFELLFSDEYINNVSERFSLYNDLAAVKNEEELMVFQNKLTDRFGPMPPRANALMNSIRIKWIASRIGIEKLVMKKGKMICYFVSDQQSNFYQTNRFRDILQFVQKNTSICKMKEKQTAAGLRLLLTFDNAKTTRNALELMEMLGGK; encoded by the coding sequence TTGAGTAAATCAGCACTATATAAATCTTATGATAATTTGCCCAAAACGGTGCAAATTGCCAAACTTTTACAAGAAAAAAAGGAACTAAAAATGCACCTAAAAGGGTTGCTAGGTTCTTCGATTTCTTTTACCATTCAGTCATTATTCAAAAAAACAGAGCTTCCTTTTTTATTAATTTTAGACAATAAAGAAGAAGCCGCTTATTACTTGAATGATTTGGAACAAATGGTGAGCGAACCCGATGTTTTGTTTTATCCCGCATCTTACCGCAGACCTTACCAAGTAGACGAAACCGACAATGCCAATGTTTTGTTACGTGCAGAAGTGCTTAACCGCATCAACTCGCGCAAGAAACCCGCCATTATCGTCAGTTATCCAGAGGCTTTGTTCGAAAAAGTGGTAACCCGTCAAGATTTAGACAAAAACACTTTGAAGGTGAATGTCGGCGACAAAATTTCGATTGATTTTATCAATGAAGTTTTATTCGAATATGAATTCAAAAGAGTTGATTTTATTACAGAACCCGGAGAATTTTCGGTTCGTGGTGGAATTGTAGATGTTTTTTCATTTTCGAATGATAATCCGTACCGCATCGAATTTTTTGGAAACGAAGTCGATAGCATGCGTACATTTGATGTTGCGACTCAACTTTCGATAGAAAAGAAAAATAAAATCACGATTATTCCCAATGTGGAAAATAAGGTTTTTCAAGAAAACCGAGAATCTTTCTTGGATTATATTTCCGAAAGAACGGTTTTGATTCTTCAAAATACCGATGGTTTTTTATCACAACTTGACAAACAGTTTGCCAAAGCCGAAGAAGCTTTCGAGAAATTAAATAAAGAAATTAAGCGTTCGACTCCAGAGCAATTGTTCTTGAATCAAAAGGAATTTATCAAACGAGCTTTGGATTTTTCGATTGTCGAATTGGCAGCAAAACCGATTTTTAAAGCGACGGAAAAATTCGAATTTCACATTCAGCCACAGCCTTCTTTCAACAAACAATTTGATTTGTTGTTGAATAATTTGAGCGAAAATCATTTTAATGGCTTGACCAATTATTTGTTTTGTTCGAATGACAATCAGGCAAAACGTTTTCATGATATTTTTGAGACATTGGATGAAACCAATTCTGAGAATATTCGAAAACAATACAATACCATAGTACTACCCTTGTACCAAGGATTTATTGATACCGAAAACCAAATTGCTTGTTATACCGACCATCAAATTTTTGAGCGTTACCACAAATTTAACCTCAAAAGTGGGTATTCGAAAAAGCAAAATATTACTTTAAAAGAGCTTACGGCCTTATCTGTTGGGGATTATGTGACGCACATTGACCACGGAATTGGAAAATTTGGAGGTTTACAAAAAATACAAGTCGAAGGCAAAACACAAGAAGCCATCAAGCTCGTTTATGCCGATAATGATATCGTGTATGTAAGCATTCACTCGCTACACAAAATTTCAAAATACGCTGGAAAAGACGGAACGCCACCTAAAATTTATAAATTAGGTTCGAATGCTTGGAAGGTTTTGAAACAAAAAACCAAAGCCAGAGTCAAGCATGTAGCCTTCAATTTGATTCAGTTATACGCCAAAAGACGTTTAGACAAAGGCTTTGCTTTTGCTCCAGACAGCTATTTGCAAAATGAGTTGGAAAGTTCGTTTATTTACGAGGATACTCCAGACCAATACAAATCGACCCAAGAAGTCAAAGCCGACATGGAAAGCGACCGCCCAATGGACCGATTGGTTTGTGGTGACGTAGGTTTTGGAAAAACCGAAGTTGCGATTCGTGCCGCCTTCAAAGCGGTGGACAATAGCAAACAAGTCGCTATTTTGGTTCCGACTACTATTTTGGCTTACCAACATTACCGCACTTTTACCGAACGATTGAAGGATATGCCAGTTAGCGTGGGCTATTTGAACCGTTTTAGAACAGCCAAACAAAAAGCAGAAACCCTAAAACAACTAGCTGAAGGAAAACTCGATATCGTAATCGGAACGCATCAGTTAGTTAATAAAAACGTTGTTTTCAAGGATTTAGGATTATTGATTGTGGATGAAGAGCAAAAATTTGGAGTGAATGTAAAAGACAAACTCAAAACCATTGCTGCCAATATCGATACCTTGACATTGACGGCAACTCCAATCCCGAGAACCCTACAATTCTCGTTGATGGCGGCGAGAGATTTATCGGTAATTACAACACCTCCACCCAATCGGTACCCTATTGAAACTAATGTCGTAGGTTTTAGCGAAGAAATAATTCGAGATGCGATTTCGTATGAAATTCAGCGCAACGGACAGGTTTTCTTCATCAATAACCGAATTGAAAACATTAAGGAAATTGCTGGTATGATTCAGCGCTTGGTTCCCAATGCCAAAGTTGGAATTGGTCACGGACAACTTGACGGAAAGAAACTCGAGGAATTAATGTTGGCTTTTATGAATGGCGAATTTGACGTTCTAGTGGCCACAACGATTATCGAAAGCGGACTGGATGTTCCGAATGCGAATACCATCTTTATCAACAACGCCAACAATTTTGGACTCTCAGACTTGCACCAAATGCGCGGTCGCGTGGGTCGAAGTAATAAAAAAGCTTTCTGCTACTTCATCTGTCCTCCTTATTCTGCAATGACCGATGATGCGCGTAAACGAATTCAAGCTTTGGAGCAATTTAACGAACTAGGAAGCGGATTTAATATTGCGATGAAGGATTTAGAAATTCGGGGCGCAGGAGACTTGTTAGGGGGTGAACAAAGTGGTTTCATTAACGAAATTGGATTTGATACTTACCAAAAAATCCTAAACGAAGCGATTGACGAATTGAAGGAAAACGAATTCAAAGACCTTTATCCCGAAGAAAACGATATTGAAACCAAAGAATACGTCAAAGACATCCAAATTGATACTGATTTTGAGTTGTTGTTTTCAGATGAATACATCAATAACGTTTCGGAACGTTTTAGCCTTTACAATGATTTGGCTGCGGTAAAAAACGAAGAAGAGTTGATGGTTTTTCAAAACAAACTGACAGACCGTTTTGGCCCTATGCCACCAAGAGCTAATGCATTGATGAACAGCATTCGCATCAAATGGATTGCCAGCAGAATTGGAATTGAGAAATTGGTTATGAAAAAAGGGAAGATGATTTGCTATTTTGTTTCCGACCAACAGTCCAATTTTTACCAAACCAACCGTTTTAGAGATATACTTCAGTTTGTGCAAAAAAACACTAGCATTTGTAAAATGAAAGAGAAACAAACTGCTGCCGGTTTACGCTTGCTATTGACTTTTGATAATGCCAAAACAACCCGAAACGCATTAGAATTGATGGAAATGTTGGGAGGGAAATAA